The following nucleotide sequence is from Cicer arietinum cultivar CDC Frontier isolate Library 1 chromosome 2, Cicar.CDCFrontier_v2.0, whole genome shotgun sequence.
GATGAAGATAGACAATAAATCAGCCATAGACCTAACAAGACATCCAAGTGTCCATGGAAGGAGCAAGCACATAGAAACAAGATTTCATTTCTTAAGGGATCAAGTAATGAAGGGCAGGATAAGATTCGAACACTGCAATACAAATGATCAAAAGGCTGACATTTTAACAAAAAACTTGAAGAGGGTgaagttccaagagatgaggATCAAACTTGGATTAACATCAAATTGAATCACTTTGAATTAGAGAGCATGttaaatgtaattcaaattgatttgtaattagaagttagttagaatatggttagaagttagttagagTATGGTTAGAAGTTGGTTAAATTTGTTGTAACCAAATCAGCTAAAGTTGCCTCTATAAAAGCCTTAACAGGCCAAGATCAATCTAATGCAGAACTGGATCATTCTCCAGACTGAATAAGATCATTCTCCAGACAacgaagatcaatcttcgttttttgACTTTcagtttttcttctcttttcttctcaatttcaattcctctcaaaTATACAACCTGTTATTTGAAATTCTTAGTATTTAAGGTGTTATTTGAAATTTCACAGATTCAACATTAGAAAAATACCTTACAAAATCATTCCTTTTTAAAATACttctaatttattatacaaataaagtaattttacattgaagtatttgaaatatgtgaatGCATAGGTCTCTTAGTTGTTCTAGTCTAAGTTTTATCTTAGGTTTTAATATTGTCTCTTATGttagatttataatttaaatcttTGTTGATCTCACTTATTCACCTCACCTTCTGTTTGAGTCAAGAAAAGCTTGAGGAAATTAAATAATCCTTTTATATCATGCATATAGTTAAATGCATCATATgtatattatttgaaattaattgatttgtattttataaatttttaaatttttttttttatcaggaTCAATGTTTTCATGTTCAGGATGAGAGATTCCTTTGAATAGGATTAGAGTTTCTCTGAATcgatttaattttctttttttttccgttTCCATGATTTATTTGAATTGAGTCAAAAATTCTCTGAATCCActcaaacaattaaaaatcgaatttttttttcttatgtatTTGAATGTTAATTCCTTAAACTTATAAATACTTAtcttaggattttttttttaaatcattttttacatTTCGAAATTCATCTCACCAATCAAATGCATTCAAGTTAAAAGCTTTTCTTGAACCAAGAATGGTGGGAATGAGTGTGATTGCCTGAGATAGAAAAAGGATTCTATTTTTAATTGGAGTGTTCATCTAAGAAGAAGTGTTGGTGAAGTGTTCATCTAACAAGCACTGTTGATGAGTGGTGTCAATGTGTATAGATGAATTTTGATTTTCgtgttctaattttttttaaagtgtttaaaatagaatttttcttatcacaatcatttaattatattaaagatatcaattcaatatttattataagATAGAGATTTCTTGTGAAGTTGATTTGCTGGAGTTTTTCTGTAATGGTTGGATTGAAGAGTTAATTGGTTCTAAGTTTACTCActtgaataattaattttccTTTCAATTTAAGTTTCAATTGATTTGCTCATTAGCATTTTAAATTGGTGTTTAGCAATCTGAACAAGctttttttgttttgctttatttatttatttataaaacctTCTTAATTACTTAGTAATATTGCAAGGCCCCTAACAATATAAGTAACTTATaacaatagtaaaaataaaagaactttaACGCATAGGAAAAAAGCAACATGGTCCTCAATTGTATCTAATCTCTCTTTCTAATATGTCTTTGTATTATTTCTGATTTTGTCCAACTCAGACTTAATCCAATAATGATTAAGTGAATAAGTCGGATTTTGTAGAGCCTTTAGTGGCtgatcttaaaaaaaattattttgaggaccaatataaaataaattatatataaaatatttttaattaatattatatatttaattttggtgtagtgataattttaattttcagaaatataaaatttataaaaacctTTGTTAGCATTAAatcattttacaatttgatattattaacgagacattatatatatcatatattatagataaatgttattataagtatatatatttttacaaaaaaatttaaagtgacCGTGGCTTCCTCCTTTCATAACTAAGTTTCGTCCCTCTTTATACAAAATATTCATTTCACATAAAATCTTCTCATCCAAACACactaataatatttgaaaaacatttttttttttatgaaacacATTATGATTTTATAAGCAATTACCGGGAATGGGACAGAAAAAGAGAATAGTTTATTTCCTACCGAACACAATATTTTAACATTATAAAGAACACCTAATTTTCCACCATAAGTGTAAAAGGAAGAATAAAATCTGAAATTAGAATTCCAAAATCAACCATAGCATTGTTAGTTGTTACGCGCAAGATGTTTGATTACCTTagtcaacaaaaaataatacacaCAATCACTCACTAGTTGTATATAAATGTAAGTACTCAATCACTATTAATTGCACCTTAACCTCAAAGCACCAAAACATTTAAAAGTGTCATAATATGAAGGTGATAACTATATGATTTAATCATTAATTACTATTTACATTTTGTTTGAgcaatttttatttacattattgTTATGTATGTATACAATATCTTTTCAATAATAAGGTCTTATTAATTACCACAGAAAATAGTTATCCGGGTGCATATGAAGAGTGACAAATTCAGAAGCAGAGCCATGAAAATTGCTGCAGCCTTTCAAGGTAAATGAAGCATTCTATTTCTTTATTAAtgaccaaaaaaatatataattgatattagAGATTAATTCCacatatttaagtttttaattttttgttgttaattaaATAATCTTATTCTAACTAGCAGAAATATGGCATTATCTATATGcttttttgttgtgttttattgcatatatattttattgtataatatctattttattttaattcatttgttttaattttataataactgTTTATCTAAATTTACCGTATTTTTAATATCGATATCATattataagtttttaaatttgaattttagaaaGATCGTGTCGTTGAGAAAGTTTATATAATTATggtattaatttatatttatattttaaaaaattgatatgttaAGGATAAATTTATcagaaaaaatatatgacaattaGGAATTGccttaataatataatatagtatACAATTTGTgttcaaatttgaaaaataaaacgaATATGATAAAGGTTAGTTTCTTCAAAAAATATCTATCTAAAATTAGGAATTGTCtttgtataataatataaatgacGCTGATTGaagtttaaatttgaaaaaagttgatatttaaagttaaatttatccaaaaaaaatcgACTAAAATTAGAAATTGTCTTTTATATAATAGTATAGAAGTATAGATgattaaagtttaaatttaaaaaatctaatatcTTAAACACATATATATGCAAAAAAGAGTCtaaccaaaattaaaaattatacatgTAGTTTTAATAAGTTTAACGGTAAAACTCACACAATCTATCTAGAGAAATAGAGTATTATGGCTTTGAACTCACCCTGAACATATTATATATCTCTAAATTCTTTTACCATACGAGGTAGACTTATGAAACTACGAATTGTcctaataataatatagatttATTATTACAATGTTCGtcactttaaaattaattattttttaactaacttAATACATTTTATATGATATGATGTTATAGGTGTTGTTTCAGTATCATTAGAAGGAGAAAACAGAGATCAAATAGTAGTAACTGGAGATCAAATAGATTGTGTTTGTTTGACTAAAAAGTTGAGAAAGAAAATATCTTATGCAACACTTTTAAGTGTTGTAGATGCAAATACTTCTAGTGAAGAGGGTAGTGAAGCTAAAGAGGAACAAAAAGATGCTGCAAACACTAGTTCAATTGAAAATTTACCAATTGTTTGTTGTAAGCAAAACAATCCTATGCCTTGCCCCTCATATTACATAGTTCATGACCCATACCCTAATAGTTGCTCTATACTTTGAAAATATATTGCACTATATGTAATCAACATTTTATCTAAGGTTTTTTTTaacaagttatttttttaaggaaaataatGTAAAGACATCACATGATTAACACGAAATCATAACTATGTTGGcatttcaaattaatcacttatTATTTACATCatcctaaaatatttttattgggaCTTCAAAATTGACACTCCACCTTTGACATAATACATGGAGGAAAGAGAGTAAAAAATAACCAAttacattttttgtttattttagtttgTATGCTATTCACACTATTCATTATCTCCCTAACAAAAATATCTATGTACACATCTCGTGAAAAATATGGTgcataaatactaaaattaacaaatcaaattttttttgtaagattTAGGACTTGTTTGATTCATATctcaaaaactctattttagtattttaaaatttaaaaactaaaaaatttgtttggattacttgtttttaaaaattgttttgtaaaactattttttatattatactttttaaaactaaaaaagcaaaacagataaatagtgttttaattttttatttttcagtttttttactctctaataaaaaactattttaaaaattggagttaccaaacatattttttttaaattttctttttaaaaacagttttctaaaatttatttataaaatattcttttcACTCTTTCTaacaactaaatttttattattaaaataaattgtcatATTATAGAGCCTCAATGGGCCTTGATTTCAATTATACACCAATAATGTCGAGAAGCCCAATGACAAGATCTAAGATTCATTTTTTTCCTATCACAAAAATTTACAGATGAGAGTATGgatgtgtttcaaaaaaaatcaatttaaatttgtcAGAACACGATACTCTTCCACtccaataaaatttaatatatatctcaaaaacttaattttaatttgtcgAAATAGAAAACTCCCTACCTTCACAAAATTTCAAATGTACtccaaaaaaaactcaaaatcttTTCCTAACATCAATtctatttcataaaaaataaaattgaatttgtattgtattttattttattttattttatttattacgaTGGAGTGTGATTTGGGTAATTTATAGAGATTTGTGGGAGTAGGGTATAATTATGGGGATTGAGATAAAATTTTCTTCTATTACTCATGTTCATTTTTTAGGAAACAACACCTAAATTGGTACAAATTATCTAAGTTATTAGTCCAATATGAAAGAATAAGGGTTATACATGTAGTTTTAATAAGTTTAACGGTAAAACTCACACAATCTATCTAGAGAAATAGAGTATTATGGCTTTGAACTCACCCTGAACATATTATATATCTCTAAATTCTTTTACCATACGAGGTAGACTTATGAAACTACGAATTGTcctaataataatatagatttATTATTACAATGTTCGtcactttaaaattaattattttttaactaacttAATACATTTTATATGATATGATGTTATAGGTGTTGTTTCAGTATCATTAGAAGGAGAAAACAGAGATCAAATAGTAGTAACTGGAGATCAAATAGATTGTGTTTGTTTGACTAAAAAGTTGAGAAAGAAAATATCTTATGCAACACTTTTAAGTGTTGTAGATGCAAATACTTCTAGTGAAGAGGGTAGTGAAGCTAAAGAGGAACAAAAAGATGCTGCAAACACTAGTTCAATTGAAAATTTACCAATTGTTTGTTGTAAGCAAAACAATCCTATGCCTTGCCCCTCATATTACATAGTTCATGACCCATACCCTAATAGTTGCTCTATACTTTGAAAATATATTGCACTATATGTAATCAACATTTTATCTAAGGTTTTTTTTaacaagttatttttttaaggaaaataatGTAAAGACATCACATGATTAACACGAAATCATAACTATGTTGGcatttcaaattaatcacttatTATTTACATCatcctaaaatatttttattgggaCTTCAAAATTGACACTCCACCTTTGACATAATACATGGAGGAAAGAGAGTAAAAAATAACCAAttacattttttgtttattttagtttgTATGCTATTCACACTATTCATTATCTCCCTAACAAAAATATCTATGTACACATCTCGTGAAAAATATGGTgcataaatactaaaattaacaaatcaaattttttttgtaagattTAGGACTTGTTTGATTCATATctcaaaaactctattttagtattttaaaatttaaaaactaaaaaatttgtttggattacttgtttttaaaaattgttttgtaaaactattttttatattatactttttaaaactaaaaaagcaaaacagataaatagtgttttaattttttatttttcagtttttttactctctaataaaaaactattttaaaaattggagttaccaaacatattttttttaaattttctttttaaaaacagttttctaaaatttatttataaaatattcttttcACTCTTTCTaacaactaaatttttattattaaaataaattgtcatATTATAGAGCCTCAATGGGCCTTGATTTCAATTATACACCAATAATGTCGAGAAGCCCAATGACAAGATCTAAGATTCATTTTTTTCCTATCACAAAAATTTACAGATGAGAGTATGgatgtgttt
It contains:
- the LOC101491732 gene encoding heavy metal-associated isoprenylated plant protein 47-like, which gives rise to MKKIVIRVHMKSDKFRSRAMKIAAAFQGVVSVSLEGENRDQIVVTGDQIDCVCLTKKLRKKISYATLLSVVDANTSSEEGSEAKEEQKDAANTSSIENLPIVCCKQNNPMPCPSYYIVHDPYPNSCSIL